In Bacillus cereus ATCC 14579, a single window of DNA contains:
- a CDS encoding alpha/beta fold hydrolase: protein MQTNIHSEKETIIFIHGLVGNRRAFKKEQKRFSSSYNIITYDLLGHGDDKGEAIDFSLQRLVDQLLNLYEQEGIKKAHICALSYGCYISTIFAQMHPEKVLSICHIGGHYNNPSRLYNVFQNFWEKRGDEYSKWLSQYANTIFPSGILKANPFAVISRNIYYRFGLQLHSSIIAQSLRHRLEFDLKSKLKSLPHPILWVMGEHDHLYKSCLFDLKSILPNVLYKEIPLAGHAANLFRPNYFHDLYDRFLNGKLK from the coding sequence TTGCAAACAAATATACATTCTGAAAAGGAAACAATTATTTTTATTCATGGATTAGTTGGCAATCGTCGCGCCTTCAAAAAGGAACAAAAACGTTTTTCTTCCTCCTACAACATTATAACTTATGACTTATTAGGTCACGGTGATGATAAAGGAGAAGCAATCGACTTTTCATTACAGCGCCTCGTAGATCAATTATTAAACTTATATGAGCAAGAAGGTATTAAAAAAGCACATATTTGTGCGCTAAGTTACGGCTGTTACATCTCTACAATTTTTGCACAAATGCATCCAGAAAAAGTATTAAGTATTTGTCATATTGGAGGACATTACAATAACCCTTCTCGTTTATATAATGTATTTCAAAATTTTTGGGAGAAGCGAGGAGATGAATACTCTAAATGGCTCTCTCAATACGCAAATACTATTTTTCCAAGCGGTATATTAAAAGCAAATCCGTTCGCAGTCATTTCAAGAAATATTTACTACCGTTTCGGATTACAATTACATTCATCCATAATTGCCCAGTCATTACGACATCGGTTAGAATTCGATTTAAAATCTAAATTAAAATCACTTCCTCACCCTATACTATGGGTAATGGGAGAGCATGATCATCTCTATAAATCTTGTCTATTTGATTTGAAATCTATTTTGCCTAACGTTCTATATAAGGAAATACCGTTAGCGGGACATGCAGCGAACTTATTTCGTCCTAACTATTTCCATGACTTATATGATCGATTTTTAAATGGAAAGTTAAAATAA
- a CDS encoding 3-ketoacyl-ACP reductase — MAELLQGKNALITGAGRGIGRAVAIALAKEGVNVGLLARSEENLKAVAKEVEAEGVKAVIATADVSSYEEVTTAIETLKNGLGSIDILINNAGISKFGKFLELDVADWEKIIQVNLMGVYYATRAALPSMIEQQSGDIINISSTAGQKGAPVTSAYSASKFGVLGLTESLAMEVRKHNIRVTALTPSTVATDMAVDLGLTDGNPDKVMQAEDIAEFIVAQLKLNKRTFIKSAGLWSTNP; from the coding sequence TTGGCAGAATTATTACAAGGTAAAAATGCTTTAATTACAGGAGCAGGTAGAGGGATTGGTCGCGCTGTAGCAATCGCATTAGCGAAAGAAGGCGTAAATGTAGGCTTATTAGCTCGTTCAGAAGAAAACTTAAAAGCTGTAGCGAAAGAAGTAGAAGCAGAAGGTGTAAAAGCTGTTATTGCAACTGCTGATGTTTCTTCATACGAAGAAGTAACAACTGCGATTGAAACGTTAAAAAATGGTTTAGGATCTATCGATATTTTAATTAATAACGCTGGTATTTCTAAATTCGGTAAGTTTTTAGAACTAGACGTTGCTGATTGGGAAAAAATCATTCAAGTAAACTTAATGGGTGTATACTATGCAACTCGTGCAGCTTTACCGAGCATGATTGAACAACAATCTGGTGATATCATTAACATTTCATCTACAGCAGGACAAAAAGGTGCACCTGTAACAAGTGCATATAGTGCTTCTAAATTTGGTGTCCTTGGCTTAACAGAATCGTTAGCGATGGAAGTTCGCAAACATAACATTCGTGTAACAGCTTTAACTCCAAGTACAGTAGCAACTGATATGGCTGTAGATTTAGGATTAACTGATGGAAACCCTGATAAAGTAATGCAAGCAGAAGATATTGCAGAATTTATCGTAGCGCAGCTGAAATTAAATAAACGTACATTTATTAAATCTGCTGGGCTTTGGTCTACTAATCCATAG
- the hitS gene encoding envelope stress sensor histidine kinase HitS has product MRKRKRMSKLKMLKVFGAVLALFSILTIIWSIAFYVATSLLNAFDVNVSPFVAFLISDMVGFVFIILIWTLIGILMRPKREAMIWTIIEPIQKIAKGDFSVKIRNEEKYDGEIGVLVKSINDMTDELNTMEKMRQEFVSNVSHEIQSPLTSIKGFARALQDDNLSEEKRKHYLTIIETETTRLSKLSQNLLKLTLLESEEYTPERVSYRLDQQLKQIVLNSEPLWAEKEIELELDLEKVYVIADQESMSQVWINLIHNSIKFTPSGGTITIQLKEHETVVEVRIRDSGIGISEEQKQHIFERFYKADSSRNRAYGGSGLGLAIVKKVLDLHHGEIKVESEEGKGTEFIVRMPNHEEK; this is encoded by the coding sequence ATGAGAAAAAGAAAACGAATGAGTAAGTTGAAGATGCTGAAAGTATTTGGAGCGGTATTAGCGCTCTTTTCTATTCTTACTATCATTTGGTCTATCGCATTTTATGTAGCAACTAGTTTATTGAATGCTTTTGACGTAAACGTATCGCCGTTTGTTGCCTTTCTAATTAGTGATATGGTCGGTTTTGTCTTTATTATTCTTATTTGGACATTGATTGGAATATTAATGAGACCAAAACGAGAGGCGATGATTTGGACTATTATTGAACCGATACAAAAAATTGCAAAAGGAGACTTCTCCGTAAAAATAAGAAATGAAGAAAAGTATGATGGTGAAATTGGCGTGCTCGTAAAAAGTATAAATGATATGACAGATGAACTGAATACGATGGAGAAAATGAGACAAGAGTTTGTATCGAATGTTTCTCATGAAATACAGTCACCGTTAACTTCTATAAAAGGATTTGCTAGAGCACTACAAGACGATAATCTTTCTGAGGAAAAAAGAAAGCATTATCTTACCATTATTGAAACTGAAACAACGAGATTATCTAAACTAAGTCAAAATTTACTAAAGCTAACTCTTTTAGAATCAGAAGAGTATACACCAGAAAGAGTGAGCTATCGATTAGATCAACAATTAAAGCAAATTGTGTTAAATAGTGAACCACTCTGGGCTGAAAAAGAAATTGAGTTAGAACTAGATTTAGAAAAAGTATATGTTATTGCTGACCAAGAAAGTATGAGTCAAGTGTGGATTAATTTAATTCATAATAGTATTAAATTTACTCCAAGCGGTGGTACGATTACTATTCAGTTAAAGGAACATGAGACAGTAGTGGAAGTGCGTATCCGTGATTCAGGAATTGGTATATCAGAAGAACAGAAACAACATATTTTTGAGCGTTTTTATAAAGCGGATTCTTCACGAAATCGTGCCTATGGAGGAAGTGGCTTAGGTTTAGCTATTGTAAAGAAAGTACTCGACCTTCATCATGGGGAAATAAAAGTTGAGAGTGAGGAAGGAAAAGGTACTGAATTTATTGTGCGTATGCCAAATCATGAAGAGAAATAG
- a CDS encoding pyridoxamine 5'-phosphate oxidase family protein, which translates to MGIERTEIKSIISTEEELRKILGQPSERALKKVISSLDHHCVDFLSKSPFLVLSTGNQLGECDASPRGDAPGFVYVLNNNKIIIPERPGNRRIDSILNIISNPRVGLIFFIPGLGETLRINGRAYITNDEEILKEMQANGRNPLLGIVVEIEECYIHCAKAFIRSKMWDPESWLNKKELPSAAKMLLEHAKVNASEEDVARSLEESYTKRLY; encoded by the coding sequence GTGGGGATAGAGCGTACGGAAATAAAATCGATTATTTCAACAGAGGAAGAGTTACGGAAAATATTGGGGCAACCAAGTGAGCGAGCGTTGAAAAAAGTCATTTCATCATTAGACCACCATTGCGTAGATTTTCTTTCTAAATCTCCTTTTCTAGTATTATCCACTGGAAATCAGTTGGGGGAGTGTGACGCCTCGCCGCGAGGAGATGCACCTGGATTTGTATACGTACTCAATAATAATAAAATTATCATTCCAGAAAGACCAGGAAATCGTCGTATAGACTCCATTTTGAATATTATTTCAAATCCACGTGTAGGACTAATCTTTTTTATTCCAGGTCTTGGGGAGACACTCAGAATAAATGGCCGAGCGTATATTACAAACGACGAAGAAATTTTGAAAGAAATGCAGGCGAATGGACGCAATCCGTTGCTTGGAATTGTTGTTGAAATAGAAGAGTGTTATATTCATTGTGCAAAAGCGTTTATTCGTTCTAAGATGTGGGATCCAGAATCTTGGTTAAATAAAAAAGAGTTACCATCAGCAGCAAAAATGTTGCTGGAGCATGCGAAAGTGAATGCTTCAGAAGAAGATGTTGCACGTTCTTTAGAAGAAAGTTATACAAAAAGATTGTATTAA
- a CDS encoding NUDIX hydrolase — MTEWLTIFDPERNTLGKKLRDEVHRDGDWHETFHCWFVEKDTEDMFLYFQLRSKNKKEAPCIWDITSAGHIMHDEDVQIGGLREIEEELGLSFQTNDLTYKGIFKIDYEISNLTDREFCHMYFHNVINPLPFAPGEEVDDVMKVHATSFLQLLKGEISSLTTISVLNNTPITITFEDIYPYDLAYYEFVIEQGKELLKNNSL, encoded by the coding sequence ATGACAGAGTGGTTAACAATATTTGATCCTGAAAGAAATACACTTGGGAAGAAATTACGTGATGAAGTGCATCGTGACGGCGATTGGCACGAGACATTTCATTGCTGGTTTGTAGAAAAAGATACTGAAGATATGTTTTTATATTTCCAATTACGCTCTAAAAATAAAAAAGAAGCTCCATGTATATGGGATATTACTTCAGCTGGACATATTATGCATGATGAAGATGTACAAATTGGTGGTCTTCGTGAAATTGAGGAAGAATTAGGGCTTTCCTTTCAAACTAATGATTTAACATACAAGGGAATCTTTAAAATAGATTATGAAATTTCAAATCTTACTGATCGCGAGTTTTGTCATATGTATTTTCACAACGTCATCAATCCACTTCCATTCGCACCAGGTGAAGAAGTAGACGATGTGATGAAAGTACATGCAACTTCTTTTCTACAACTATTAAAAGGAGAGATTTCATCTTTAACGACTATTTCAGTCTTAAACAATACACCGATTACGATAACATTTGAAGATATTTATCCGTATGATCTTGCATACTATGAATTTGTTATAGAGCAAGGAAAAGAATTATTAAAAAATAATAGTTTATAA
- a CDS encoding SdpI family protein produces MDALVNIGISILIGIIFILAAIILQKNPPTDINAAYGYRTKRSMKNKELWDAGNRYSAEVMKQNGFIMMLIGSVISILFRYPHTIIAIIVVMLLLIIRLFIQVESRLKILEQ; encoded by the coding sequence ATTGATGCACTAGTAAACATAGGAATAAGTATATTGATTGGTATTATTTTTATACTTGCGGCAATTATTCTTCAAAAAAATCCACCGACCGATATTAATGCGGCATATGGTTATCGTACGAAACGATCTATGAAAAATAAGGAATTATGGGATGCGGGTAACAGGTATAGTGCAGAAGTGATGAAGCAAAACGGATTTATCATGATGTTAATTGGAAGTGTTATTAGTATACTGTTTAGATATCCACATACAATAATAGCGATTATAGTGGTTATGCTGTTATTAATCATTCGTTTATTTATACAAGTAGAGAGTAGATTAAAAATCCTTGAACAATAA
- a CDS encoding peptidoglycan-N-acetylglucosamine deacetylase, with amino-acid sequence MYYFYSPEMFAPYQWGLERDVSYAYMPYNSFYYGDYINSLPYAYIPQNYEVQMKADDRGSWTPFSWVEKYAYAFSGPYNKAEVALTFDDGPDLEFTPKILDKLKQHNVKATFFLLGENAEKFPNIVKRIANEGHVIGNHTYSHPNLAKVNEDEYRNQIIKTEEILNRLAGYAPKFIRPPYGEILENQLKWATEQNFMIVQWSVDTVDWKGVSADTITNNVLGNSFPGSVILQHSTPGGHLQGSVDALDKIIPQLKTKGARFVTLPSMFQTSKERK; translated from the coding sequence ATGTATTATTTTTATTCGCCAGAAATGTTTGCTCCATATCAATGGGGACTAGAACGAGATGTTTCGTATGCTTATATGCCATATAACTCATTTTATTATGGAGACTATATAAACTCATTGCCATACGCATATATCCCTCAAAATTATGAAGTACAAATGAAAGCAGATGATCGTGGATCGTGGACACCATTTTCATGGGTTGAAAAATATGCATACGCATTTTCAGGACCGTATAATAAAGCGGAAGTCGCTCTTACATTTGATGATGGACCAGATTTAGAATTCACGCCAAAAATTTTAGATAAGTTAAAACAACATAATGTAAAAGCTACTTTTTTCTTACTTGGTGAAAACGCAGAAAAATTTCCGAACATAGTAAAGCGTATTGCAAATGAAGGGCATGTAATTGGTAATCATACGTATAGTCATCCGAACTTAGCGAAAGTAAATGAGGATGAGTACCGTAATCAAATTATAAAAACGGAAGAAATATTAAATCGTTTAGCTGGTTATGCACCGAAGTTTATACGTCCGCCATACGGTGAAATACTTGAAAATCAATTAAAATGGGCCACAGAGCAAAATTTTATGATTGTACAGTGGAGTGTTGATACAGTTGATTGGAAAGGTGTGAGTGCTGATACGATTACAAATAATGTGTTAGGGAATTCATTTCCTGGAAGTGTCATCCTCCAACATTCAACACCAGGTGGGCATTTACAAGGATCTGTTGATGCACTAGACAAAATCATTCCGCAGTTAAAAACGAAAGGGGCACGTTTTGTAACACTTCCAAGTATGTTCCAGACATCAAAAGAAAGAAAGTGA
- a CDS encoding aminoglycoside 6-adenylyltransferase: MRTEKEMLDLIINTAIEDERIRAVIMNGSRVNPNVKRDCFQDYDIMYVVNDIQSFTSNHNWIHRFGEIMIVQMPEEMLLVPPDEDGKFPYLMQFMDGNRIDLTLVPVELIKKFVGQDSLSKLLLDKDNCLEEFPPASDKDYLIKKPTEKEFLDCCNEFWWCSTNIAKGLWREELSYAKGMLEGPVRDMFIVMLEWHIGMKTDFTVNTGKFGKHFEQYIEEDMWEQFKRTFSNAEYENIWESFFVMGDLFREVANEIANTYEYQYPQDEDDKVTNYLKHVKALPKDSTSIY; this comes from the coding sequence ATGAGAACTGAAAAAGAAATGTTAGATTTAATTATAAATACAGCAATAGAGGATGAAAGAATTCGAGCTGTCATCATGAATGGATCGCGTGTAAATCCAAATGTGAAAAGAGATTGTTTTCAAGACTATGATATTATGTATGTTGTAAATGATATACAATCTTTTACGTCTAATCATAATTGGATTCATAGATTTGGAGAAATAATGATTGTACAAATGCCAGAAGAAATGTTGTTAGTTCCACCAGATGAAGACGGGAAGTTTCCATATTTAATGCAGTTCATGGATGGGAATCGGATTGATTTAACGCTAGTTCCAGTTGAGTTAATAAAAAAGTTCGTTGGACAAGATAGTTTAAGTAAACTGCTTCTTGATAAAGATAATTGTCTGGAAGAATTCCCGCCAGCAAGCGATAAGGATTACTTAATAAAAAAGCCTACAGAAAAAGAGTTTTTAGATTGTTGTAATGAATTTTGGTGGTGTAGTACGAATATCGCAAAAGGGTTATGGCGAGAGGAACTTTCTTATGCAAAAGGAATGCTTGAAGGACCAGTGCGAGATATGTTCATCGTAATGCTAGAATGGCATATTGGTATGAAAACAGACTTTACAGTTAATACAGGGAAGTTTGGAAAGCATTTCGAGCAATATATTGAAGAAGATATGTGGGAGCAATTTAAAAGGACATTTTCTAATGCAGAATATGAAAATATATGGGAGTCATTCTTTGTTATGGGTGATTTATTTAGGGAAGTGGCGAACGAAATCGCTAACACATATGAATATCAATATCCGCAAGATGAGGATGATAAAGTGACGAACTATTTAAAACATGTGAAAGCTTTGCCAAAAGATAGTACATCAATTTATTAA
- a CDS encoding S66 family peptidase, which yields MLLPKSLKYGDTVGIYSPSSPVTYTSPKRFERAKSYLQQKGFHILEGSLTGRYDFYRSGSIQERAEELNVLIRNPNISCIMSTIGGMNSNSILPYIDYDAFLKNPKIMIGYSDATALLLAIYTKTGIPTFYGPALVPSFGEFEPFVDCTYKYFAETLLHDHSLPYHIKQPLFWSDEFINWEEKTKEKELRPNDWISVIDGKATGRIIGGNLNTIQGIWGSPYMPHIQEGDILFIEDSSKDAATIERSFSLLKINGVFDKISGIILGKHEQFDDCGTNRKPFEILLEVLQNQRIPFLADFDCCHTHPMITMPIGVQVELDATNKTIHIVEPWKK from the coding sequence ATGCTACTTCCAAAATCATTAAAATACGGAGACACAGTTGGGATTTACTCCCCTTCTTCACCAGTAACCTACACTTCACCAAAGAGATTTGAACGAGCAAAATCTTACTTACAACAGAAAGGGTTTCATATATTAGAAGGTTCATTAACAGGTCGATATGATTTTTATCGTTCTGGTAGTATACAAGAGCGTGCTGAGGAGCTAAATGTCTTAATAAGAAATCCTAATATTTCTTGTATTATGTCAACAATTGGTGGGATGAATTCAAATTCAATATTACCTTATATTGATTATGATGCTTTTCTAAAGAACCCTAAAATAATGATTGGGTATTCAGATGCAACTGCTTTATTACTAGCAATTTACACCAAAACAGGAATCCCTACATTTTATGGACCAGCTCTCGTCCCTTCCTTTGGCGAATTTGAACCTTTTGTTGATTGCACATACAAATATTTCGCTGAAACTTTACTACATGATCATTCTCTTCCTTATCATATAAAACAACCATTATTTTGGTCAGATGAATTTATTAATTGGGAAGAAAAGACAAAGGAGAAAGAACTTCGACCAAACGATTGGATTTCAGTAATTGATGGAAAAGCTACTGGGCGTATTATTGGCGGGAATTTAAACACGATACAAGGAATTTGGGGTAGCCCCTATATGCCACATATTCAAGAAGGCGACATTCTCTTCATTGAGGACAGTTCAAAAGATGCAGCTACTATTGAAAGAAGCTTTTCATTACTTAAAATTAACGGTGTATTCGATAAAATTTCAGGTATCATTCTTGGAAAACATGAGCAATTTGATGATTGTGGTACAAATCGAAAACCTTTTGAAATACTACTAGAAGTACTTCAAAATCAAAGAATTCCTTTTCTAGCTGACTTCGATTGTTGTCATACACATCCAATGATTACCATGCCTATCGGTGTTCAAGTAGAGTTGGATGCAACAAATAAAACGATACACATTGTAGAACCTTGGAAAAAATGA
- the hitR gene encoding envelope stress response regulator transcription factor HitR has protein sequence MIPKILIVDDDPHIRELVSVFLEREGFQTYEAIDGVDALQKMDDVKVDMVILDIMMPNMDGFDVCFELRKYYDIPVLMLTAKGETSQKVKGFHLGTDDYLVKPFDPIELVVRVKALLKRYQITVSQSIQVGNVLLNRKTFEVTSGEQTVTLPLKEFELLFTLGAKSGRTCSREQLIEEIWGYDFEGNERTLDVHINRLREKFQEEQSKFSIKTIRGLGYRLEVSK, from the coding sequence TTGATACCTAAAATTTTAATAGTAGACGACGATCCACACATTAGAGAACTCGTTTCTGTATTTTTAGAACGAGAAGGTTTTCAAACATATGAGGCAATTGATGGAGTAGATGCACTTCAGAAAATGGATGACGTAAAAGTCGATATGGTTATTCTTGATATCATGATGCCAAATATGGATGGATTTGATGTATGTTTTGAATTAAGAAAATACTATGATATCCCGGTTCTGATGCTAACTGCCAAAGGAGAAACATCACAAAAAGTAAAAGGATTTCACCTTGGGACAGATGATTATCTTGTAAAACCATTTGATCCTATAGAACTAGTAGTGAGAGTAAAGGCATTATTGAAACGTTACCAAATTACAGTTTCGCAATCGATTCAAGTTGGAAATGTATTATTAAATCGTAAAACATTCGAAGTTACATCTGGAGAACAAACGGTTACGTTACCGTTAAAAGAATTTGAGCTGCTCTTTACTTTAGGGGCTAAATCGGGAAGAACTTGTTCGAGAGAGCAATTAATTGAAGAAATATGGGGATATGATTTTGAAGGGAATGAACGTACACTAGACGTTCATATTAATCGGTTACGTGAGAAGTTTCAAGAAGAGCAATCGAAATTTAGTATTAAAACAATAAGAGGATTAGGGTATCGCTTAGAGGTAAGTAAATGA
- the entFM gene encoding enterotoxin EntFM, which yields MKKVIAGLAAASVAGVAVPGMDSAHAQVSNEALKEINGQTQTQTQTQTTVTETKTVETTSELKYTVTADVLNVRSGAGTGHNVISKVKSGQVLQVVGQENGWFKVNVNGQTGYVSGDFVTTGGKTGTTVQQGTGTYTVNVSSLNVRTGPSTSHTVLGSVNKGKTVQVVGEVQDWFKINFNGGTGYVSKDFVTKGGSAVSNETQQPTTNNNTTTVQTGGSYVVNTGALKVRTGPATYNAVIGGVTNGKVLNVTGAENGWYKINHNGRTGYVSADFVKFVKGGVNNVTNNNNVTNNVQQPGKDVQKPTTGGDTSSIAGFARSLNGSPYRTAGTTPAGFDCSGFIHYVLNQTGHKGARQTVAGYWSSKTKTSNPQPGDLVYFQNTYKSGPSHMGVYLGNGQFISAETDATGVRISSVSNSYWSKHLLGYTKAY from the coding sequence ATGAAAAAAGTAATTGCAGGTTTAGCAGCAGCTTCTGTAGCTGGCGTTGCAGTTCCAGGAATGGATTCTGCTCATGCACAAGTTTCAAATGAAGCGCTAAAAGAAATTAATGGACAAACTCAAACTCAAACTCAAACTCAAACGACTGTAACTGAAACAAAAACTGTAGAAACAACTTCTGAATTAAAATACACAGTAACTGCTGATGTATTAAATGTTCGTTCAGGTGCTGGTACAGGACATAACGTTATTTCTAAAGTAAAATCAGGCCAAGTGCTACAAGTAGTTGGACAAGAAAATGGTTGGTTCAAAGTAAACGTAAATGGTCAAACAGGTTATGTAAGTGGTGACTTCGTAACCACTGGTGGCAAAACAGGAACGACTGTTCAACAAGGAACAGGTACTTACACAGTAAACGTTTCTTCACTTAACGTACGTACAGGCCCAAGTACATCTCATACAGTATTAGGTTCTGTAAACAAAGGTAAAACAGTACAAGTTGTAGGTGAAGTACAAGATTGGTTTAAAATCAACTTCAATGGTGGAACTGGATACGTAAGCAAAGACTTCGTAACAAAAGGTGGTTCTGCTGTATCTAACGAAACACAACAACCAACTACAAACAACAATACTACAACAGTTCAAACTGGTGGTTCTTATGTTGTTAACACTGGTGCTTTAAAAGTACGTACAGGCCCAGCTACATACAACGCTGTAATCGGTGGAGTAACAAATGGTAAAGTATTAAACGTTACTGGTGCTGAAAATGGTTGGTACAAAATTAACCATAACGGCCGCACAGGTTACGTAAGTGCAGACTTCGTTAAGTTTGTAAAAGGCGGAGTAAACAACGTTACAAATAACAATAATGTTACAAATAACGTTCAACAACCAGGTAAAGACGTACAAAAACCAACAACAGGTGGAGATACATCTTCAATCGCTGGATTCGCTAGATCTTTAAATGGTTCACCATACAGAACTGCTGGTACAACACCTGCTGGTTTTGACTGCAGTGGATTCATTCACTACGTATTAAATCAAACTGGTCATAAAGGCGCTCGTCAAACAGTTGCTGGATACTGGAGCTCTAAAACAAAAACTAGCAATCCACAACCAGGTGATTTAGTATACTTCCAAAATACTTATAAATCAGGTCCTTCTCACATGGGTGTTTACTTAGGAAACGGTCAGTTCATTAGTGCAGAAACAGATGCAACTGGTGTACGTATTAGTTCTGTAAGTAACTCTTACTGGAGCAAGCACCTATTAGGTTACACAAAAGCATACTAA
- a CDS encoding D-alanyl-D-alanine carboxypeptidase family protein encodes MNRLKWGRMTVLLVIILGICWFLFQGNQKSIANVEGQPLQVAELPKAGFTEKVVPPKYIPPEINAKAAMIIDASDGDIIYQYNENEAFAPASMSKMMTAYLLLESIHNGKVRWEDPVKMSAKAAQTEGARIPVQVNDTLTVKDLYHALMIESANNSAVALAEHMAKSEKDFVQLMDAKAKQLKMSEHAKFANASGLQEPDGSETKMTAGDVAQLAYHLIKDYPEILEVTHLRQSQLAFNNINVISTNDMLNKNNKSLYIEGMDGLKTGFTDSAGYCFTGTAKQGDNRIITVVMGTSSKTKRFTETNKLMSYAFGLVN; translated from the coding sequence ATGAATCGGTTAAAATGGGGAAGGATGACAGTCCTATTAGTCATTATTTTAGGGATATGTTGGTTCTTATTCCAAGGAAATCAAAAGAGCATAGCGAATGTAGAGGGACAACCTTTGCAAGTGGCAGAACTACCTAAAGCAGGATTTACTGAAAAAGTAGTCCCGCCAAAGTACATCCCACCAGAAATTAACGCAAAAGCAGCTATGATTATCGATGCGAGTGATGGAGATATTATTTATCAATATAATGAAAATGAAGCTTTTGCACCGGCTAGTATGTCTAAGATGATGACAGCGTATCTCTTACTAGAGAGTATACATAACGGGAAAGTTCGCTGGGAAGATCCAGTAAAAATGAGTGCGAAGGCGGCACAAACAGAGGGAGCGAGAATCCCAGTACAAGTTAATGATACATTAACTGTTAAAGATTTATATCATGCATTAATGATTGAGTCAGCTAATAATTCAGCTGTGGCTTTAGCAGAACATATGGCAAAATCGGAGAAAGATTTCGTTCAGCTTATGGATGCAAAAGCGAAACAGTTAAAAATGTCGGAACATGCTAAATTTGCAAATGCTTCTGGATTACAAGAGCCAGATGGAAGTGAAACAAAAATGACGGCTGGTGATGTAGCGCAATTGGCATATCATCTTATAAAAGATTATCCGGAAATATTAGAAGTGACTCACTTACGCCAAAGTCAGCTAGCATTTAATAATATTAATGTTATAAGCACAAACGACATGTTAAATAAAAATAATAAAAGTTTATATATAGAAGGAATGGACGGACTAAAGACTGGATTTACAGATAGTGCAGGATACTGTTTTACTGGGACTGCAAAGCAAGGTGATAATCGAATTATTACAGTGGTCATGGGGACATCAAGTAAAACAAAACGTTTTACAGAGACAAATAAGTTAATGTCGTATGCATTTGGATTAGTTAATTAA
- a CDS encoding nitroreductase family protein yields the protein MMAKDFYSAIEDRRSIYAISKEQVVSDEKIQEVIYHAVKHTPSAFNSQSARVVVLLGEQHDKLWDITKETLRKIVPENNFAPTEEKMNAFKSGYGTVLYFEDSEVVESLQANFALYKDNFPTWSQQSSGMLQFAIWTALEIEGFGATLQHYNPLIDEEVRKEWDVPANWKLIAQMPFGKPVVQAGEKEFQPLENRVKIYK from the coding sequence ATGATGGCAAAAGATTTTTACTCAGCAATTGAAGACAGAAGATCTATTTATGCAATTAGTAAAGAGCAAGTAGTTTCTGATGAGAAAATTCAAGAAGTGATTTATCATGCTGTAAAACATACACCTTCAGCTTTTAATTCTCAAAGTGCTCGCGTTGTTGTTTTATTAGGAGAACAACATGATAAATTATGGGATATTACGAAAGAAACGTTACGAAAAATTGTACCTGAAAATAACTTTGCACCTACTGAAGAAAAAATGAATGCATTTAAAAGTGGTTATGGAACGGTTTTATATTTTGAAGACAGTGAAGTAGTGGAAAGCCTTCAAGCTAACTTTGCATTATATAAAGATAATTTCCCAACTTGGTCTCAGCAATCATCAGGAATGTTACAATTTGCAATTTGGACAGCTTTAGAAATTGAAGGGTTTGGTGCTACGTTACAGCATTACAATCCGCTAATTGATGAAGAAGTGAGAAAAGAGTGGGATGTTCCAGCAAATTGGAAACTTATTGCGCAAATGCCATTTGGTAAACCGGTAGTACAGGCTGGTGAAAAAGAATTCCAACCGTTAGAAAACCGTGTGAAAATTTATAAATAA